Proteins from a single region of Bogoriella caseilytica:
- a CDS encoding carbohydrate ABC transporter permease: protein MDTTTRPPRRIGLAGRSSRWDIRLSPYLYISPFFISFAIFGFFPIAFNVVVAMHSWHRRLGRGDFVGLDNFRWVLEQPAFWTSLQNTFSIFLLSMVPQLVLALAIAAFLDQNLRARTFWRMSVLVPFVVMPVATALIFGQVFGQFGLITPLIQDLGLFADVNSPFFQDRLLSHVAIATMVTFRWTGYNALIFLAAMQAVPRELYEAATIDGGGRLRQFISVTIPGIRPTMIFVVLTMTIGGLQIFDEARMYDGTGTGGSNDQWLTTVLYLFNLGFGDWPDRMGHAAAVAWLFALVIVVFTLINFALTRSIASSRSGPPQVPASVTKAVIAQAQASADASARAAAEAGVPSLVRTRRDPEEPTPSKDSDR, encoded by the coding sequence ATGGACACCACCACCCGCCCACCGCGTCGGATCGGCCTGGCAGGTCGATCGTCCCGCTGGGACATCAGACTCTCGCCCTACCTGTACATCTCACCGTTCTTCATCAGTTTCGCGATCTTCGGCTTCTTTCCCATCGCGTTCAATGTTGTCGTCGCGATGCACTCCTGGCACCGCCGCCTCGGGCGCGGGGACTTCGTGGGGCTGGACAACTTCCGGTGGGTTCTCGAGCAACCGGCGTTCTGGACGTCACTGCAGAACACCTTCTCCATCTTCCTGTTGTCGATGGTCCCGCAACTCGTCCTCGCATTGGCGATCGCGGCCTTCCTGGATCAGAACCTGCGGGCCAGGACCTTCTGGCGGATGAGCGTGCTGGTGCCTTTCGTGGTGATGCCCGTGGCCACGGCGCTCATCTTCGGTCAGGTCTTCGGTCAGTTCGGCCTGATCACACCCTTGATTCAGGACCTCGGGCTGTTCGCAGACGTGAACTCGCCCTTCTTCCAGGATCGGCTGCTCTCGCACGTGGCGATCGCGACGATGGTGACCTTCCGTTGGACGGGGTACAACGCCCTGATCTTCCTGGCTGCCATGCAGGCTGTTCCCCGGGAGCTCTACGAAGCGGCGACCATCGACGGGGGCGGTCGGCTGCGGCAGTTCATCTCCGTCACGATCCCCGGCATCCGCCCCACCATGATCTTCGTGGTCCTGACCATGACGATCGGGGGGCTGCAGATCTTCGATGAGGCGCGCATGTACGACGGCACCGGCACCGGCGGGTCGAACGACCAGTGGCTGACGACGGTGCTCTACCTCTTCAACCTCGGCTTCGGTGACTGGCCGGACCGGATGGGTCATGCTGCGGCCGTCGCCTGGCTGTTCGCGCTCGTGATCGTGGTGTTCACCCTGATCAACTTCGCACTCACCCGGTCCATCGCCTCCAGCCGATCCGGGCCTCCTCAGGTCCCGGCTTCGGTGACGAAGGCCGTCATTGCGCAGGCGCAGGCCTCCGCCGATGCCTCCGCTCGTGCCGCCGCGGAGGCCGGTGTCCCCAGCCTGGTGCGGACCAGGCGTGACCCGGAGGAACCCACGCCGTCAAAGGACTCGGACCGATGA
- a CDS encoding carbohydrate ABC transporter permease, with protein sequence MSTALIENLAGKGAKRYAQKRAAAGRPIKQRSPSHDPAHRRPGWLTYLFLGIVVMVSVFPLYYTALLGSSTRLEIAQSPIPRWVPGPQLLHNLGEIIRHHQLDFWGAFLNSVVVAVVVSAATVFFSTLAGYSFSKLTFRGRRPLYVFVIATMAIPMQLGTVPMFIMMDTFGWIDTLTALIVPNLVIAFGVFWMTQYLTEALPYELVEAARVDGASMFRTFWSIAMPAARPAAATLALFTFVGSWNNFFWPSVVLRSQMTLPLVVPQLRGAFTADHALVMSGVLLIALPLLIVFVFLGKQLVSGVMSGAVKG encoded by the coding sequence ATGAGCACAGCACTGATCGAGAACCTCGCCGGCAAGGGCGCCAAGCGCTACGCACAGAAGCGCGCCGCGGCCGGGCGTCCCATCAAGCAGCGTTCGCCGTCTCACGATCCCGCCCACCGGCGGCCCGGCTGGTTGACCTACCTCTTCCTCGGGATCGTGGTGATGGTCTCGGTCTTCCCGCTGTATTACACCGCGTTGCTGGGCTCGTCCACGCGTCTGGAGATCGCGCAGTCGCCGATACCCCGGTGGGTGCCCGGGCCCCAGTTGCTCCACAACCTGGGAGAGATCATCCGGCACCACCAGCTGGACTTCTGGGGTGCCTTCCTCAACTCGGTCGTGGTGGCGGTAGTGGTCTCAGCGGCGACGGTGTTCTTCTCCACCCTGGCGGGCTACTCGTTCTCGAAACTCACCTTCCGCGGGCGCCGGCCGCTCTACGTATTCGTCATCGCGACGATGGCGATCCCCATGCAGCTCGGCACCGTGCCGATGTTCATCATGATGGACACCTTCGGCTGGATCGACACGCTGACCGCGCTCATCGTGCCGAACCTGGTCATCGCCTTCGGAGTGTTCTGGATGACCCAGTACCTGACCGAGGCGCTGCCTTACGAACTCGTCGAGGCGGCCCGCGTGGACGGAGCATCGATGTTCCGCACCTTCTGGTCCATCGCGATGCCAGCCGCACGGCCCGCAGCGGCCACGCTGGCGCTGTTCACCTTCGTCGGCTCCTGGAACAACTTCTTCTGGCCATCGGTGGTGCTGCGCTCCCAGATGACCTTGCCGTTGGTGGTCCCGCAGCTCCGGGGTGCCTTCACGGCCGACCACGCGCTGGTCATGTCCGGCGTGCTGCTGATCGCCCTGCCCCTGCTGATCGTCTTCGTCTTCCTCGGCAAGCAACTGGTCTCGGGGGTGATGTCAGGCGCCGTGAAGGGCTGA
- a CDS encoding DNA-3-methyladenine glycosylase: protein MTLAGALAREAVEVAPRLLGALFRVRSEDGEVAVRITETEAYAGAGDPGSHASRGMTPRTATMFGPPGTLYVYFSYGMHWCTNVVCAPDGVASAVLLRGAEVIAGHELARSRRAAARTDRDLARGPARLSQALGLGGSDDALALTAGGRAELELTGRPVPASEIRTGPRVGVSGPGGEGDRFPWRFWLDGEPTVSVYRPAVTRGRR from the coding sequence ATGACCCTGGCCGGCGCCCTCGCCCGGGAGGCCGTGGAGGTTGCTCCGCGACTGCTCGGAGCACTGTTCCGGGTGCGGAGCGAGGACGGTGAGGTCGCGGTACGGATCACCGAGACCGAGGCCTACGCCGGCGCGGGTGATCCCGGCTCCCACGCCTCGCGGGGCATGACGCCCCGCACCGCCACGATGTTCGGGCCGCCGGGCACCCTCTATGTCTACTTCAGCTACGGGATGCACTGGTGCACGAACGTCGTCTGCGCGCCCGACGGCGTCGCCTCGGCGGTGCTGCTGCGCGGCGCCGAGGTGATCGCGGGGCACGAGCTCGCCCGGTCGCGCCGTGCCGCGGCGCGCACCGACCGCGACCTGGCCCGCGGACCGGCGCGATTGAGTCAGGCGCTGGGCCTCGGCGGCTCGGACGACGCTCTCGCCCTGACCGCAGGTGGCCGGGCGGAGTTGGAGCTCACCGGGCGCCCCGTGCCTGCCAGCGAGATCCGCACCGGGCCGCGCGTGGGTGTCTCCGGCCCCGGTGGTGAGGGCGATCGCTTCCCGTGGCGCTTCTGGCTCGATGGCGAGCCGACCGTCTCGGTCTATCGCCCGGCCGTGACGCGCGGGCGCCGCTGA
- the argH gene encoding argininosuccinate lyase, giving the protein MTTPAADGTTASANLSLWGGRFSGGPADALTELSRSTHFDWRLAQYDVAGSRAHARVLHRAGLLSEAELDGMIAALDRLSADVASGEFAPQPQDEDVHTALERGLIDRAGPDLGGKLRAGRSRNDQIATLVRMYLRDQALRIAGGVLDVVEALCEQAAAHPEAAMPGRTHLQHAQPVLLGHHLLAHAWPLLRDVDRLRDWDARAALSPYGSGALAGSSLGLDPAVVAEELGFDGPVPNSIDGTAARDVVVEFGFVTAMIAVDLSRISEEIILWATKEFGFVTLDDAFSTGSSIMPQKKNPDVAELARGKAGRLIGDLTGLLATLKGLPLAYNRDLQEDKEPVFDACDTLEVLLPAVAGMVATLTFHPERMAELAPQGFSLATDIAEWLVREGVPFREAHEVAGECVRQCEAQGKELHELTDSELASISPALSPQVREVLTVSGSLASRDAVGGTAPVRVAEQLEQARTELERWRAGIAAMRPRAGGAGVSDVDDAAE; this is encoded by the coding sequence ATGACGACACCCGCAGCCGACGGCACCACCGCATCAGCGAACCTCAGCCTCTGGGGCGGGCGGTTCTCCGGCGGGCCCGCCGACGCACTCACCGAGCTCTCGCGTTCGACGCACTTCGACTGGCGCCTGGCGCAGTACGACGTCGCCGGCTCCCGGGCGCACGCGCGAGTGCTCCACCGCGCCGGCCTCCTGAGCGAGGCGGAGCTCGACGGCATGATCGCCGCGCTCGACCGGCTCTCAGCGGATGTGGCCTCCGGGGAGTTCGCTCCTCAGCCCCAGGACGAGGACGTGCACACCGCCCTGGAGCGCGGGCTGATCGACCGGGCTGGCCCTGATCTGGGTGGGAAGCTACGGGCAGGTCGCTCACGCAATGACCAGATCGCCACGCTGGTGCGGATGTATCTGCGCGACCAGGCCCTGCGCATCGCGGGCGGGGTGCTCGACGTGGTCGAGGCCCTGTGCGAGCAGGCGGCTGCCCATCCCGAGGCCGCAATGCCCGGGCGCACCCACCTGCAGCACGCCCAGCCGGTGTTGCTGGGCCATCATCTGCTGGCCCACGCCTGGCCCCTGTTGCGCGACGTCGATCGGCTCCGTGACTGGGACGCCCGCGCAGCGCTCTCCCCCTACGGCTCCGGAGCACTGGCCGGCTCGTCATTGGGGCTGGACCCGGCGGTCGTGGCTGAGGAACTCGGGTTCGATGGGCCGGTGCCCAACTCGATCGACGGCACCGCCGCGCGAGACGTGGTGGTTGAGTTCGGTTTCGTGACCGCGATGATCGCCGTCGACCTCTCCCGGATCTCCGAGGAGATCATCCTGTGGGCTACCAAGGAGTTCGGGTTCGTCACCCTCGACGATGCCTTCTCCACGGGCAGTTCGATCATGCCGCAGAAGAAGAACCCCGATGTCGCTGAGCTGGCCCGCGGCAAAGCCGGTCGTCTGATCGGCGACCTCACCGGACTGCTCGCCACGCTCAAAGGCCTCCCCCTGGCGTACAACCGGGATCTGCAGGAGGACAAGGAGCCGGTCTTCGACGCCTGTGACACGCTCGAGGTCTTGTTGCCGGCGGTTGCCGGCATGGTGGCCACGCTGACCTTCCACCCGGAGCGGATGGCCGAACTCGCTCCGCAGGGCTTCTCCCTGGCCACCGACATCGCCGAGTGGTTGGTGCGTGAAGGCGTGCCCTTCCGCGAGGCCCACGAGGTCGCCGGGGAATGCGTGCGGCAGTGCGAGGCCCAGGGCAAGGAGCTGCACGAGCTCACCGACTCCGAGCTCGCCTCCATCTCCCCCGCGCTGAGCCCGCAGGTGCGCGAGGTGCTGACCGTCAGCGGCTCGCTGGCATCGCGCGACGCCGTGGGCGGCACCGCCCCCGTTCGGGTGGCCGAGCAGCTCGAGCAGGCCCGGACGGAGCTGGAGCGCTGGCGTGCCGGCATCGCCGCCATGCGTCCGCGCGCCGGTGGCGCCGGAGTCAGCGACGTGGACGACGCTGCGGAATGA
- a CDS encoding arginine deiminase, whose amino-acid sequence MPNPFVGSEVGRLREVIVHRPGVELLRLTPQTKDDLLFDDLIWVHRAQEEHDRFSGALVEHGVTVLHLDQLLRETLSHAEARSFLIDRATDERIHGPALAPVLREVADRMDDAALAELIIGGLTKRELLELTDEPPSVVLHTLGMDHLVLAPLPNHLFTRDASCWVYDGVAVNSMRMPARIREAYTYEAIYRWHPRFAGRAFQRWSDALDDAAATVEGGDVLVLGDGAVLVGMSERTTPQGVERLAQRLFAAGSADRMVALHLPGAREFMHLDTVMTMVDERSFIEYAGLGDLPSYTITPRGSGEQVELDIADHRPGRAHHAIADALGVDGLRILTAQQDVHSAAREQWDDGCNALAIAPGAVITYDRTPTSNAYLRESGIEVIEMPGAELGRGRGGPRCMSCPVVRDAT is encoded by the coding sequence ATGCCGAACCCCTTTGTTGGCTCGGAGGTGGGCCGCCTCCGCGAGGTCATCGTGCACCGCCCGGGCGTGGAGTTGCTGCGCCTGACCCCGCAGACCAAAGACGATCTGCTCTTCGACGACCTGATCTGGGTGCACCGCGCTCAGGAGGAACACGACCGTTTCTCCGGCGCGCTGGTCGAGCACGGCGTGACGGTGTTGCACCTGGACCAGCTGCTGCGCGAAACGCTCTCCCACGCCGAAGCTCGGTCCTTCCTCATTGACCGCGCCACCGATGAGCGGATCCATGGCCCTGCGCTGGCTCCAGTCCTGCGCGAGGTGGCGGACCGGATGGACGATGCAGCTCTCGCGGAGCTGATCATCGGAGGGCTGACCAAGCGTGAACTGCTCGAGCTCACCGACGAACCGCCGTCGGTGGTGCTGCACACCCTCGGCATGGATCACCTGGTGCTCGCCCCACTGCCCAACCACCTCTTCACCCGCGATGCCTCCTGCTGGGTCTACGACGGCGTCGCGGTGAACTCGATGCGGATGCCGGCGCGCATCCGGGAGGCCTATACCTACGAGGCGATCTACCGATGGCATCCGCGCTTTGCCGGTCGCGCCTTCCAGCGATGGTCGGATGCGCTGGACGACGCTGCGGCGACCGTCGAGGGCGGGGACGTGCTGGTGCTCGGCGACGGCGCCGTCCTGGTGGGCATGAGCGAGCGCACGACACCGCAGGGTGTGGAACGTCTAGCCCAGCGACTCTTCGCGGCCGGATCGGCCGACCGCATGGTTGCTCTGCACTTGCCGGGTGCCCGCGAGTTCATGCATCTCGACACGGTCATGACGATGGTCGATGAACGATCCTTCATCGAGTACGCCGGCCTGGGGGATCTGCCGTCCTACACGATCACCCCGCGCGGCAGCGGCGAGCAGGTCGAGCTCGACATCGCCGATCACCGACCGGGGCGCGCGCACCATGCCATTGCGGATGCCCTGGGGGTGGACGGGCTGCGCATCCTGACCGCGCAGCAGGATGTGCACTCCGCGGCACGCGAACAGTGGGACGACGGGTGCAACGCCCTGGCGATCGCGCCGGGCGCGGTGATCACCTACGACCGCACTCCCACCTCGAACGCCTACCTGCGCGAGTCCGGCATCGAGGTCATCGAGATGCCCGGCGCGGAGCTGGGCCGAGGCCGTGGCGGCCCACGTTGTATGAGCTGCCCGGTGGTACGCGATGCGACATGA
- the tyrS gene encoding tyrosine--tRNA ligase, whose protein sequence is MTDILDELQWRGLVAQSTDIDALREALTQGPVTYYAGFDPTAPSLHHGHLVQLVLMRHLQNAGHRPLALVGGATGMIGDPRESGERTLNSRETVAEWTERLRGQIERFLDFEGPAAAELVNNLDWTESLSTIDFLREVGKHFRLGTMLSKDIVARRLSSAEGISFTEFSYQVLQGMDYLELHRRKDCTLQTGGNDQWGNLLAGVELIRKADGHAAHALTTPLITKADGTKFGKTEGGAVWLAPDMMSPYAFYQFWLNTDDADVVRYLKVFTFRSRGEIAELEQAVVDRPQARAAQRALAEDVTTLVHGAEATERVRQASQALFGREELRELDATTLGDAVAELPSAPGTVGQSAVADLLVATGLEKGRNAAKRTLGSGGVYLNNEKVEDDERILAAEDVLPGNVALLRKGRRNLAVVAVQ, encoded by the coding sequence GTGACTGACATTCTCGACGAGCTCCAATGGCGGGGACTGGTAGCCCAGTCCACCGACATCGATGCGTTACGTGAGGCGCTCACCCAGGGGCCGGTCACTTACTACGCCGGCTTCGACCCCACCGCTCCGAGCCTGCACCACGGTCACCTCGTCCAGCTCGTCCTCATGCGTCACCTCCAGAACGCGGGACACCGGCCGCTGGCCCTGGTCGGTGGTGCTACCGGGATGATCGGCGACCCGAGGGAGTCCGGGGAGCGGACCCTGAACAGCCGGGAGACGGTGGCCGAGTGGACCGAGCGCCTGCGCGGCCAGATCGAACGCTTCCTCGACTTCGAGGGCCCAGCGGCAGCGGAACTGGTCAACAACCTCGACTGGACCGAGAGCCTCTCGACCATCGACTTCCTGCGCGAGGTCGGCAAGCACTTTCGCCTGGGGACCATGCTCTCCAAGGACATCGTCGCTCGGCGTCTGAGCTCAGCCGAGGGCATCTCCTTCACCGAGTTCAGCTACCAGGTGCTGCAAGGGATGGACTACCTGGAACTGCATCGCCGGAAGGACTGCACGCTGCAGACCGGGGGCAACGACCAGTGGGGCAATCTCCTCGCGGGCGTCGAGCTGATCCGCAAGGCGGATGGCCACGCCGCTCATGCCCTCACCACACCGTTGATCACCAAGGCGGACGGGACCAAGTTCGGCAAGACCGAGGGCGGTGCGGTCTGGCTCGCGCCGGACATGATGAGTCCGTACGCCTTCTACCAGTTCTGGCTCAACACCGACGACGCAGACGTGGTGCGCTACCTCAAGGTCTTCACGTTCCGGAGCCGAGGGGAGATCGCCGAACTCGAGCAGGCGGTGGTGGACCGTCCCCAGGCACGAGCCGCGCAGCGCGCACTCGCTGAGGACGTCACCACGCTGGTGCATGGCGCCGAGGCCACCGAGAGAGTTCGGCAGGCCTCCCAGGCGCTCTTCGGACGGGAGGAGCTCCGCGAGCTCGACGCCACCACGCTGGGTGATGCGGTGGCCGAGCTCCCGTCGGCACCGGGCACTGTCGGGCAGAGCGCGGTGGCGGACTTGCTGGTGGCCACCGGGTTGGAGAAGGGACGCAATGCCGCCAAGCGGACCCTGGGCTCCGGCGGTGTGTACCTCAACAACGAGAAGGTCGAGGATGACGAGCGGATCCTCGCCGCAGAGGATGTTCTCCCGGGCAACGTTGCGCTCCTGCGCAAAGGACGGCGGAATCTCGCGGTCGTGGCGGTGCAGTAG